A single genomic interval of Daucus carota subsp. sativus chromosome 1, DH1 v3.0, whole genome shotgun sequence harbors:
- the LOC108221244 gene encoding subtilisin-like protease SBT4.3, which yields MQIYIVYMGALPPQTYSPSSHHFNILMEVYGNSDIAEASFVRSYKRSFNGFAVYLTDQERQKIAEHEAVVSVFKSKTLHTQTTRSWDFMGFSEKVHRNAGYESNVIIGVIDTGIWPESQSFSDKNFGPVPAKWKGACVGGHNFTCNKKLIGARYYTSEKSIDSARDADGHGTHTASIAAGNHVKGASFYGLAQGTARGGVPSARIAAYRACDAQGACQEADVLAAFDDAIADGVDIISISLAYSNNYPSGQFSIEVGAFHAMERGILTVAAAGNSGSSHGTIYNSMPWMLSVAASTIDRRFIDKLVLGNGKTLMGPAVNSFRLNGSSFPLIRGRDATKTCIGKYAESCFWNCLNSELVKGKIVVCRDNGGDIFEASYAGALGTVVYNDDAYGNYSTVGSIPVSRLSIEDFSVVDAYLNSTKNPHANILRSEVLRDLEAPVIAPFSSRGPNRKIPEILKPDISAPGVAILSAYSPVSSPSDDIINDKRSVKYSILSGTSMACPHVAGAAAYVKSFHPKWSASAIQSSLMTTAWRMDEAKNPHGEFAYGSGHLDPVKAVNPGLVYEVSKQDYIKMLCSIGFNSSKLRIISGDNSTSCVAAETFTPKDLNYPAMTINVTKNKVFTVSFPRRVTNVGLSNTTYKAHIFANSQLSITVRPRTLQFKRLNEKHSFVVVVTGKIVHQNTTESASLVWSDGIHNVRSPIVIHTYSFPRSIAKR from the exons TGATATTGCTGAAGCATCGTTTGTGAGGAGTTACAAGAGAAGTTTCAATGGTTTTGCTGTTTATCTCACCGATCAAGAGCGTCAAAAGATAGCCG AACATGAAGCAGTGGTATCAGTTTTTAAAAGTAAGACTCTCCATACACAAACAACAAGGTCATGGGATTTCATGGGGTTTTCTGAGAAGGTGCATAGAAACGCCGGCTATGAGTCCAATGTCATCATCGGCGTTATTGACACGGGAATTTGGCCTGAATCACAGAGTTTTAGCGACAAAAACTTTGGTCCTGTTCCTGCCAAATGGAAGGGAGCATGTGTTGGAGGACATAATTTCACTTGCAACAA AAAATTGATCGGAGCTCGGTACTACACTTCAGAGAAGTCGATTGATTCTGCAAGAGATGCAGATGGTCATGGAACTCATACAGCCTCGATAGCTGCGGGGAACCATGTAAAAGGTGCTAGTTTTTATGGCCTTGCTCAAGGAACTGCCAGAGGTGGAGTGCCCTCTGCAAGAATTGCTGCATACAGAGCTTGTGACGCGCAAGGTGCATGCCAAGAGGCTGATGTGCTGGCAGCATTCGACGATGCTATAGCTGATGGAGTTGATATTATTTCCATCTCTCTAGCTTACTCAAATAATTATCCTTCTGGACAATTCTCCATTGAGGTAGGAGCTTTTCATGCAATGGAAAGGGGTATTCTAACGGTGGCTGCTGCAGGAAATTCTGGAAGTTCACACGGAACAATTTATAATTCCATGCCGTGGATGCTTAGTGTTGCAGCAAGCACCATTGATCGACGATTTATTGATAAGCTTGTCCTCGGAAATGGAAAAACGCTaatg GGTCCTGCAGTTAATTCTTTCCGCTTGAATGGATCATCTTTCCCTCTCATACGTGGACGCGATGCAACAAAAACTTGCATAGGAAAATATGCAGA GAGCTGTTTCTGGAATTGCCTGAATAGTGAATTGGTGAAAGGAAAGATCGTTGTTTGCCGTGATAATGGGGGTGATATTTTTGAAGCTTCTTATGCTGGTGCCCTTGGTACAGTTGTATATAATGACGATGCATATGGCAACTATTCGACAGTGGGATCAATTCCCGTATCACGATTGAGTATTGAGGATTTTTCAGTAGTGGATGCTTATCTTAACTCAACAAA AAATCCTCATGCAAACATTCTAAGGAGTGAAGTCTTACGCGACTTAGAAGCTCCTGTTATAGCACCTTTTTCTTCAAGAGGGCCAAACAGAAAAATTCCAGAGATTCTGAAG CCGGATATAAGTGCACCAGGAGTGGCTATTTTGTCTGCATATTCTCCGGTCAGTTCCCCTTCAGATGACATCATAAATGATAAGAGATCTGTGAAGTATAGTATCTTGTCGGGAACTTCAATGGCATGTCCTCATGTTGCTGGCGCTGCAGCTTACGTGAAATCATTCCACCCCAAGTGGTCTGCGTCTGCAATTCAATCTTCCCTCATGACTACTG CGTGGCGCATGGATGAGGCAAAGAATCCACACGGAGAGTTTGCTTATGGATCAGGACATCTCgatcctgtaaaagctgtaaatCCTGGTCTAGTGTACGAAGTATCCAAACAAGACTATATTAAAATGCTATGTAGCATTGGTTTCAATAGTTCCAAGCTTAGAATCATATCAGGAGATAACAGTACCAGTTGCGTTGCAGCAGAGACATTCACACCTAAGGATCTCAACTATCCTGCAATGACCATTAATGTTACGAAAAACAAGGTGTTTACAGTAAGCTTTCCGAGAAGAGTTACCAACGTTGGCTTATCAAATACCACGTACAAGGCACATATCTTTGCGAATTCTCAGTTGAGCATAACTGTGAGGCCTAGGACTCTGCAATTCAAGCGGTTGAATGAGAAGCATTCGTTTGTGGTGGTTGTCACAGGAAAAATAGTTCATCAAAATACAACAGAATCTGCTTCACTTGTGTGGTCTGACGGCATCCACAATGTGCGCAGTCCTATTGTAATTCACACGTATTCATTTCCTAGGAGTATTGCCAAGAGGTGA